TCTATAGCCGATTAAAGACATCCGATTTGACCAATGAATTAAGCCTATATGTTGACGTGCATTAACTCGATCTAAGCCAATTTTTAAAAAAGCATGTTCGGTAATTCTTGCTACAGATTCTAGGGATTCGAGAGGATTCTTTCTAAAGATTCGACCCATAATTATTCCAAGTTCAGCCTTTTTGGTTCTGTAATCAATAGAGGATAATGCTATAGAGCCAATAATTTCTTTTTCTTTGTTTCCAATTAGTAGAATTAAATCCTGATCTAAATATTTTTCATAATAAGCAATTTGTTTGCTGAGTGTATTTGGAAAGGCTCCAGAATCT
The sequence above is drawn from the Helicobacter kayseriensis genome and encodes:
- a CDS encoding GNAT family N-acetyltransferase, whose protein sequence is MNLEIFLHGETIDLYIPTIEYIKENRLYTWWNNPDITAYLDSGAFPNTLSKQIAYYEKYLDQDLILLIGNKEKEIIGSIALSSIDYRTKKAELGIIMGRIFRKNPLESLESVARITEHAFLKIGLDRVNARQHIGLIHWSNRMSLIGYRIEGIYKNGFVKGKEKADQFHIACSYEDYCRIIANRGGGRIMG